One window from the genome of Pseudonocardia hierapolitana encodes:
- a CDS encoding MFS transporter, whose protein sequence is MSRVQARAVALCLVINLVDGFDLLVTSFVGPTIAREWGLSPSQLGILLSSGLAGMAVGALFLAPLADRIGRRRLTLGCLALASLGMLAAAVAQDLGQLVVCRLVTGAAVGAMAASLPVLASEYANHRRRGLVVALITTGYGLGAIIAGVATSLLMGPYGWRAVFVLGCVATAILFAVGVRYLPESMDYLVICRPRNALARLNRILVSIGHPPVESLPQAVPASRKVALDAVFRGRNALRTVLVWIAFTAAQMTFYFASSWTPGLLLQAGMSDQQGVSGGVLFSLGGVTGAVLLGFLAMRVEPRRLTAAYFLGAAIALVLFSVSLGSLAGALVVAVLVGLLLNGSVSGINVIVPVLYPAGARATALGLAVAVSRLGAVLAPLLAGFLLQAGWTPGSMFLIFAGPAVVGAGATLLLARESLPRATEGGPSAPSGPSGVAQEAATQGVSSQVGRDS, encoded by the coding sequence ATGAGTCGTGTCCAGGCCAGGGCGGTCGCCCTGTGTCTCGTGATCAACCTGGTCGACGGGTTCGACCTCCTGGTGACGTCCTTCGTCGGGCCGACGATCGCCCGTGAATGGGGCCTGTCACCGTCGCAGTTGGGGATCCTGCTCAGCAGTGGCCTGGCGGGCATGGCCGTCGGGGCGTTGTTCCTCGCCCCGCTGGCCGACCGAATCGGTCGTCGTCGCCTGACGTTGGGCTGTCTCGCCCTGGCTTCGCTCGGCATGCTGGCCGCGGCCGTGGCGCAGGACCTCGGGCAGCTCGTGGTCTGCCGGCTCGTAACGGGCGCGGCGGTGGGGGCGATGGCGGCGAGCCTGCCGGTGCTGGCCTCGGAGTACGCCAACCACAGGCGGCGAGGGCTGGTCGTTGCGCTGATCACCACCGGGTACGGCCTCGGCGCGATCATCGCCGGCGTCGCGACGAGCCTGCTGATGGGTCCGTACGGGTGGCGGGCGGTGTTCGTGCTCGGATGCGTCGCCACCGCGATCCTGTTCGCGGTGGGTGTGCGCTACCTGCCCGAGTCGATGGACTACCTCGTGATCTGCCGTCCTCGGAACGCTCTAGCCCGGTTGAACCGGATTCTCGTCTCGATCGGTCACCCGCCGGTCGAGAGCTTGCCGCAGGCCGTGCCCGCTTCCCGGAAAGTGGCCCTCGACGCGGTCTTCCGCGGCCGCAACGCACTGCGCACCGTGCTGGTCTGGATCGCGTTCACGGCGGCGCAGATGACGTTCTACTTCGCCAGCTCGTGGACGCCGGGCCTGCTGTTGCAGGCGGGGATGTCCGACCAGCAGGGCGTCAGCGGGGGCGTGCTGTTCAGCCTCGGCGGCGTCACGGGTGCGGTGCTGCTGGGGTTCCTCGCGATGCGTGTCGAGCCCCGGCGGCTCACGGCGGCCTACTTCCTCGGCGCCGCGATCGCACTGGTCCTCTTCTCGGTCTCCCTGGGGTCGCTGGCCGGCGCGCTGGTGGTGGCCGTGCTCGTGGGGCTCCTGCTCAACGGCTCGGTGTCGGGCATCAACGTCATCGTCCCGGTCCTCTACCCGGCCGGGGCACGGGCGACGGCGCTCGGACTGGCCGTCGCGGTGAGCAGGCTCGGTGCCGTGCTGGCGCCGTTGCTGGCGGGGTTCCTGCTGCAGGCAGGATGGACTCCCGGGTCGATGTTCCTGATCTTCGCCGGGCCGGCCGTGGTCGGTGCCGGCGCAACGCTGCTGCTCGCCCGCGAGTCGCTTCCCCGTGCGACCGAGGGGGGTCCGTCGGCTCCCTCCGGCCCGTCCGGAGTCGCCCAGGAAGCGGCGACGCAAGGCGTGTCATCCCAGGTCGGGAGGGACTCGTGA
- a CDS encoding cysteine hydrolase family protein: MNAPVVDVGRTAVLVVDMQNDFVEVGAPLEFPEGRRMLPATQKVLDAARLRGMAVIYAAHVHRADAVGPGHPSDLYPPLAAGELP, from the coding sequence GTGAACGCACCCGTGGTCGACGTCGGTCGCACGGCGGTGCTCGTCGTCGACATGCAGAACGACTTCGTGGAGGTGGGGGCGCCGCTGGAGTTCCCGGAGGGCCGCCGCATGCTCCCGGCCACCCAGAAGGTCCTGGACGCAGCGCGCCTGCGCGGGATGGCGGTCATCTACGCCGCGCATGTCCACCGCGCCGACGCGGTCGGACCTGGGCATCCATCGGACCTGTATCCGCCGCTCGCGGCGGGCGAGCTGCCCTGA
- a CDS encoding alpha/beta fold hydrolase, with translation MASVSEDAGRGPVLVLLHGGGPGVDAASNWATVRSRLSSGFRCLAPDLLGFGTQIAGGEAGVGGLRGPAAWARARARQVVRLLDDHGLRRVHLVGNSAAGGAAALALMAAAPGRVERAVLMGGAGTGPLPGTVPFYDEPTRESMRAALARLVADERAHGELLDDLAARRLEQALRPGAEAAFRSMFDDVADAPRVDPATVRTPVLALHGERDQVSPVDVSRRLVDALPCGRLEVVAGAGHWIHVDRPDEFCTLVGEFLSA, from the coding sequence GTGGCAAGCGTCTCGGAGGATGCCGGCCGGGGTCCGGTCCTCGTCCTGCTCCACGGCGGCGGACCGGGTGTCGACGCCGCGAGCAACTGGGCGACGGTGCGCTCCCGGCTCTCGTCCGGGTTCCGCTGCCTCGCTCCCGACCTGCTCGGCTTCGGCACGCAGATCGCGGGAGGGGAGGCCGGCGTCGGCGGGCTCCGCGGGCCGGCCGCCTGGGCCCGGGCCCGGGCAAGACAGGTGGTACGCCTGCTCGATGATCACGGGCTGCGGCGCGTGCACCTCGTCGGCAACTCGGCCGCGGGCGGTGCCGCCGCGCTGGCTCTGATGGCCGCGGCGCCCGGCCGGGTCGAGCGCGCCGTCCTGATGGGCGGCGCAGGCACCGGGCCGCTGCCCGGCACCGTCCCCTTCTACGACGAGCCCACGAGGGAGTCCATGCGCGCCGCCCTCGCCCGCCTGGTCGCCGACGAGCGCGCCCACGGCGAGCTCCTCGACGACCTCGCGGCCCGCCGGCTGGAGCAGGCTCTGCGCCCCGGCGCCGAGGCCGCCTTCCGGTCCATGTTCGACGACGTCGCCGACGCGCCGCGCGTCGACCCCGCGACCGTGCGCACCCCGGTCCTCGCCCTGCACGGGGAGCGCGACCAGGTGAGCCCGGTCGACGTCTCGAGGCGTCTGGTCGACGCTCTGCCCTGCGGGCGCCTCGAGGTCGTGGCGGGGGCCGGTCACTGGATCCACGTCGACCGACCGGACGAGTTCTGCACCCTCGTGGGGGAGTTCCTGAGCGCATGA
- a CDS encoding FAD-dependent monooxygenase, translated as MNDEAGSHENRVGVLVVGAGPTGLTLAIDLARRGVPCHVVEATTERPVNPRCNTTSARSMEIFRRLGIADEIRRSGLPEDHPSSVQYRTTLRGEEIFRLDLPSAAEVLAGVGRDSWPTPEPQHRISQLFLEPILERHARELPGLTLERGTRLIELRRHVDHVEAVVESGEHEGATRVLRCDHVVGCDGPHSAVRRQLGIRYQGVDAIRKFVSTFVRSPELGRLAARDRAWTYWTYGRSLASLIAIDGDELWLHHVAFDPDHDTDGEDPERLLREAVGGPVEHEVLGVVRWTGRQLVAERYRDGRVFLAGDAAHLWIPVGGFGMNAGIQDAATLGWMLAAVHHGWAPPDLLAAYESERKPVGEQFAGAVASAARASLAEVSPDIHLAGPEGERARAALADRLAVTEPHRYSPDGFSFGYHYAGSPLVVGGEEQPVISMGDYQERARVGFRLPHAWLPDGRSVLDVLGPDFTLLRTDTGVDVESWIEAAGEQKVPLTVVDLPAGLPDRYPAALLLVRPDQHVAWMGGADGRPDELLQTVTGRGAAHQR; from the coding sequence ATGAACGACGAAGCCGGCAGTCACGAGAACCGCGTCGGTGTCCTCGTCGTCGGCGCCGGGCCCACGGGCTTGACCCTCGCCATCGACCTCGCGCGGCGCGGTGTGCCGTGCCACGTCGTGGAGGCGACGACCGAGCGGCCCGTGAACCCTAGGTGCAACACGACGTCCGCGCGGTCGATGGAGATCTTCCGGCGGCTCGGGATCGCCGACGAGATCCGGCGCTCCGGCCTGCCCGAGGACCACCCGAGCTCGGTCCAGTACCGGACGACGCTGCGCGGCGAGGAGATCTTCCGCCTCGACCTGCCGTCCGCCGCCGAGGTGCTGGCCGGGGTCGGCAGGGACTCCTGGCCCACCCCGGAGCCGCAGCACCGGATCTCGCAGCTGTTCCTGGAACCCATCCTGGAGCGGCACGCGCGCGAGCTCCCCGGGCTGACCCTCGAACGCGGTACCCGGCTGATCGAGCTGCGCCGGCACGTGGACCACGTCGAGGCGGTCGTCGAGTCCGGCGAGCACGAGGGCGCCACGCGGGTTCTGCGTTGCGACCACGTGGTCGGCTGCGACGGCCCCCACAGCGCGGTCCGGCGGCAGCTCGGGATCCGCTACCAGGGTGTGGACGCGATCCGGAAGTTCGTCTCGACGTTCGTGCGCTCGCCCGAGCTGGGGCGGCTGGCCGCACGCGACCGGGCGTGGACGTACTGGACCTACGGCCGCAGCCTCGCATCACTGATCGCCATCGACGGGGACGAGCTGTGGCTCCACCACGTCGCCTTCGACCCCGACCACGACACCGACGGCGAGGACCCCGAGCGACTGCTGCGAGAGGCCGTCGGCGGCCCCGTCGAGCACGAGGTCCTCGGCGTGGTGCGCTGGACCGGGCGCCAGCTGGTGGCCGAGCGGTACCGGGACGGGCGGGTGTTCCTGGCCGGCGACGCCGCCCACCTCTGGATCCCCGTCGGCGGGTTCGGGATGAACGCCGGCATCCAGGACGCGGCCACCCTGGGCTGGATGCTGGCGGCGGTGCACCACGGCTGGGCGCCGCCGGACCTGCTGGCCGCCTACGAGTCCGAACGCAAGCCGGTGGGGGAGCAGTTCGCCGGCGCGGTGGCCTCGGCCGCGCGGGCGTCCCTCGCGGAGGTCTCGCCCGACATCCACCTGGCCGGCCCGGAGGGCGAGCGCGCCCGCGCGGCGCTCGCCGACCGGCTCGCGGTGACCGAGCCGCACCGGTACTCGCCCGACGGCTTCAGCTTCGGCTACCACTACGCGGGCTCGCCGCTGGTGGTCGGAGGCGAGGAGCAGCCGGTCATCAGCATGGGCGACTACCAGGAGCGGGCGCGGGTGGGCTTCCGGCTGCCGCACGCCTGGCTCCCCGACGGCCGGTCCGTGCTCGACGTGCTCGGACCCGACTTCACCCTGCTGCGGACCGACACCGGCGTCGACGTCGAGTCGTGGATCGAGGCGGCCGGCGAGCAGAAGGTTCCCCTCACCGTGGTCGATCTGCCCGCAGGTCTGCCCGACCGGTATCCGGCCGCGCTCCTGCTCGTGCGCCCGGACCAGCACGTGGCCTGGATGGGCGGCGCGGACGGCCGGCCCGACGAGTTGCTGCAGACAGTCACCGGGCGCGGGGCCGCCCACCAGCGGTAA
- a CDS encoding hydantoinase/oxoprolinase family protein, which translates to MPYALGIDVGGTFTDAVASDGAGRIVSAKTPTTPPQREVGVMRAIEELAAELGIGVGELLAQTDYIAHGTTASINALVQGTVADVGLIATKGHRDSIYIMNAEGRTLGRSAHEIQDTLRQRKPAPLIPKYRALEVTERIDHAGTVLVPLDEDEVRSVARTLVEQGVEAIAVCLLWSFKNGAHERRVRELIHEIAPEMYVTLSCEVSPRIREFARASTTIMNAQVGPRLRTYLTPLQEQLEEGGLKGPLLVMQSEGGTITADRAPEHAITTVGSVLSGGVIGGQRLAEQLGHRNVITTDVGGTTFLAGLIVDGAPVMAPGSIVNQFPINAATIRVHTIGSGGGALAAVDAGGNLRLGPQSAEAVPGPACYAAGGTRPTNTDANLVLGILSERGLLGGRKPLRLDLAREAIREHVAQPLGLTVEEAAIAIHEVQNAQAGDLLRRAVVQAGYDPRDFVAYAFGGAGPAHCAGYCQDLGVSEVVVPLGPVASAFSAYGLAASDVALSAELSDPSSFPVDHTVLESHYARLEADLERALDQQKVKFHDVTLQREIDLRYSMQVNELAVTLPDTGFTHRTGDEILERFEEQYERINGSGAGYREAGVQAITYRMRAKASLGFPVVLPDLGRADGPDPAGALLEERAVCLDSQIGFVPTPVYDYARLRAGHEITGPAIVDVPTTVVVVPAGVTGRVDRLGNLVLRYR; encoded by the coding sequence ATGCCATACGCACTGGGCATCGACGTCGGCGGGACGTTCACCGACGCCGTCGCCTCCGACGGCGCCGGCCGGATCGTCTCGGCCAAGACGCCGACGACCCCGCCGCAGCGCGAGGTCGGCGTCATGCGTGCGATCGAGGAGCTCGCCGCCGAGCTGGGCATCGGCGTCGGTGAGCTGCTCGCGCAGACCGACTACATCGCGCACGGCACCACGGCCTCGATCAACGCGCTGGTCCAGGGGACGGTCGCCGACGTCGGGCTGATCGCCACCAAGGGGCACCGGGACTCGATCTACATCATGAACGCCGAGGGCCGCACCCTCGGCCGCTCGGCCCACGAGATCCAGGACACCCTCCGGCAGCGCAAGCCCGCGCCGCTGATCCCGAAGTACCGCGCGCTGGAGGTCACCGAGCGGATCGACCACGCCGGCACGGTCCTGGTCCCGCTCGACGAGGACGAGGTCCGCAGCGTCGCGCGGACCCTGGTGGAGCAGGGCGTCGAGGCGATCGCGGTGTGCCTGCTGTGGTCGTTCAAGAACGGCGCCCACGAGCGGCGGGTCCGCGAGCTGATCCACGAGATCGCCCCCGAGATGTACGTGACGCTCTCCTGCGAGGTCAGCCCGCGCATCCGCGAGTTCGCGCGGGCCTCCACGACGATCATGAACGCACAGGTCGGGCCCCGCCTGCGCACTTACCTGACCCCATTGCAGGAGCAGCTGGAGGAGGGTGGGCTCAAGGGCCCGCTGCTGGTCATGCAGAGCGAGGGCGGCACCATCACGGCCGACCGGGCGCCCGAGCACGCCATCACGACGGTCGGGTCCGTCCTGTCCGGCGGCGTCATCGGCGGTCAGCGGCTGGCCGAGCAGCTCGGGCACCGCAACGTCATCACCACCGACGTCGGCGGCACGACCTTCCTCGCGGGCCTGATCGTCGACGGGGCGCCGGTCATGGCGCCGGGCTCCATCGTCAACCAGTTCCCGATCAACGCCGCGACCATCCGGGTGCACACGATCGGTTCCGGCGGCGGCGCGCTGGCGGCGGTGGACGCAGGCGGGAACCTCCGGCTGGGCCCGCAGAGCGCCGAGGCGGTCCCCGGCCCCGCCTGCTACGCAGCCGGCGGCACGCGGCCCACCAACACCGACGCGAACCTGGTGCTCGGCATCCTGAGCGAGCGGGGACTCCTCGGCGGGCGCAAGCCGCTGCGGCTGGACCTGGCCCGCGAGGCGATCCGCGAGCACGTGGCGCAGCCGCTCGGGCTCACCGTCGAAGAAGCCGCGATCGCCATCCACGAGGTGCAGAACGCGCAGGCGGGAGACCTCCTGCGCCGCGCCGTCGTGCAGGCGGGCTACGACCCCCGCGACTTCGTCGCCTACGCCTTCGGGGGCGCCGGCCCCGCCCACTGCGCCGGCTACTGCCAGGACCTCGGAGTGAGCGAGGTAGTCGTGCCGCTCGGGCCCGTCGCGTCCGCGTTCTCGGCATACGGGCTCGCGGCCTCGGACGTCGCCCTGAGCGCCGAGCTGTCCGATCCGTCGTCCTTCCCGGTCGACCACACCGTGCTCGAGTCCCACTACGCCCGGCTCGAGGCCGACCTCGAGCGCGCCCTCGACCAGCAGAAGGTCAAGTTCCACGACGTGACGCTGCAGCGCGAGATCGACCTGCGCTACTCCATGCAGGTCAACGAGCTCGCGGTCACCCTCCCGGACACGGGGTTCACCCACCGCACCGGCGACGAGATCCTCGAGCGCTTCGAAGAACAGTACGAGCGCATCAACGGCTCCGGAGCCGGCTACCGCGAAGCAGGCGTGCAGGCGATCACCTACCGCATGCGGGCCAAGGCGTCCCTCGGCTTCCCCGTCGTGCTGCCGGATCTCGGGCGGGCCGACGGCCCCGACCCGGCCGGCGCACTCCTCGAGGAACGCGCCGTCTGCCTCGATTCCCAGATCGGCTTCGTGCCCACCCCCGTGTACGACTACGCCCGGCTCCGCGCGGGCCACGAGATCACCGGGCCTGCGATCGTCGACGTGCCGACCACCGTGGTCGTGGTCCCCGCCGGTGTGACCGGCCGCGTCGACCGCCTCGGCAACCTCGTGCTGCGCTACCGATGA
- a CDS encoding hydantoinase B/oxoprolinase family protein: MASTIPGADEFTSRPLPRAELLAQISPALPLHEIDDEQAEQVDALTYEVVRHRLWAITQEMGETLRRMSGSHVVTESNDFNFSICDELGEQVQVGTYNIGLIGSMDLAITWTLRHRSDNPGIEEGDMFLCNDPWIGGGLHQNDAAILAPIFHEGRLFGWTTAIAHQVDLGGPRPGSFSPSAQDVFGEALPTPPIKVVRGGVLQRDVADAWVRRSRLPHMVGLDLRAKIAANKGAAEQILRLIAKYGVDTVKAVMRRMMDDAERRLRAKLAALPEGTWTAVGYQEQSQTGDRGLHAIKVAMTKERDRLVFDFRGTAEQTGIINCPYPGLRAGIVFTMLPLLAGDIPWAAGGLMRCFEIITDEGTITNASFPAAVGKGPFGPAWGAGNLVAEVLAKMLDAEPAHRTDVQSICNGTTDLCVVSGVDVRGGGSKGFVTPVFDVMAGGYGAQVHHDGVDTGGRLIIPSARAPDVEMTEYLYPLVALWRREQTDSGGPGRQRGGMSGSVCYVQHPDQHGTMSLVVSGTGKVANQNVGLTGGYPGNSQLDLVVRGVDVPRLAGATAVPAALDELGGEIEVLPCEGESILGPGDALFLHWQAGGGYGDPLLRPAESVRDDVLQVRVSAAAARDVYGVVLLENGEVDETATDQTREKIRRRRAVESGLPDAWLAPIVEPDLVGSRRLDDNLAVLDTPAGRTVTCTHCGTEIGRLDGGDLVAALARRDAPPTDAGPHIWRDPSVYVDAEVVFRQLFCPGCLTAVYSRVTPVDHPLPDDDYRSWA, from the coding sequence ATGGCATCGACGATTCCCGGGGCGGACGAGTTCACCAGCCGCCCCCTCCCTCGCGCCGAGCTGCTGGCGCAGATCTCGCCCGCGTTGCCGCTGCACGAGATCGACGACGAGCAGGCCGAGCAGGTCGACGCCCTGACCTACGAGGTCGTCCGGCACCGGCTCTGGGCGATCACCCAGGAGATGGGGGAGACGCTGCGGCGGATGTCGGGCTCGCACGTCGTCACGGAGTCGAACGACTTCAACTTCTCCATCTGCGACGAGCTCGGCGAGCAGGTCCAGGTCGGCACCTACAACATCGGCCTCATCGGCTCGATGGACCTCGCGATCACCTGGACGCTGCGCCACCGCAGCGACAACCCGGGGATCGAAGAGGGCGACATGTTCCTGTGCAACGACCCGTGGATCGGCGGCGGGCTGCACCAGAACGACGCGGCGATCCTGGCTCCGATCTTCCACGAGGGCAGGCTCTTCGGCTGGACGACGGCCATCGCCCACCAGGTCGACCTGGGCGGCCCGCGCCCGGGCTCGTTCAGCCCCTCTGCCCAGGACGTGTTCGGTGAGGCGCTCCCCACCCCACCGATCAAGGTCGTCCGGGGTGGGGTGCTGCAGCGCGACGTCGCCGACGCGTGGGTGCGCCGCTCTCGGCTCCCGCACATGGTGGGGCTGGACCTGCGAGCGAAAATCGCGGCGAACAAGGGCGCGGCGGAGCAGATCCTCCGTCTCATCGCCAAGTACGGCGTCGACACCGTCAAGGCGGTGATGCGCCGCATGATGGACGACGCCGAGCGCCGCCTGCGGGCGAAGCTCGCGGCCCTGCCCGAGGGCACCTGGACCGCGGTGGGCTACCAGGAGCAGTCGCAGACCGGCGACCGCGGTCTGCACGCGATCAAGGTGGCGATGACGAAGGAGCGGGACCGGCTGGTCTTCGACTTCCGCGGGACCGCCGAGCAGACCGGGATCATCAACTGCCCGTACCCGGGCCTGCGCGCCGGGATCGTCTTCACCATGCTGCCGCTGCTGGCGGGCGACATCCCGTGGGCGGCGGGCGGGCTCATGCGCTGCTTCGAGATCATCACCGACGAGGGCACCATCACCAACGCCTCGTTCCCGGCCGCGGTGGGCAAGGGTCCCTTCGGACCGGCGTGGGGCGCGGGCAACCTCGTCGCCGAGGTGCTCGCCAAGATGCTCGACGCCGAACCCGCGCACCGCACCGACGTGCAGTCGATCTGCAACGGCACCACCGACCTGTGCGTGGTGTCCGGTGTGGACGTTCGCGGCGGCGGCAGCAAGGGGTTCGTCACGCCGGTCTTCGACGTCATGGCCGGTGGCTACGGCGCCCAGGTGCACCACGACGGGGTCGACACCGGCGGCCGGCTCATCATCCCCTCCGCGCGGGCCCCTGACGTCGAGATGACCGAGTACCTCTACCCGCTCGTCGCGCTGTGGCGCCGCGAGCAGACCGACTCGGGCGGGCCGGGTCGGCAGCGGGGTGGGATGAGCGGTTCGGTCTGCTATGTCCAGCACCCGGACCAGCACGGCACGATGTCGCTGGTCGTGTCCGGTACCGGCAAGGTCGCCAACCAGAACGTCGGCCTCACGGGCGGCTACCCGGGCAACTCCCAGCTCGACCTGGTCGTGCGCGGCGTCGACGTGCCCCGGCTCGCCGGCGCGACGGCCGTTCCCGCCGCCCTGGACGAGCTCGGCGGCGAGATCGAGGTCCTGCCCTGCGAGGGGGAGTCGATTCTCGGGCCCGGGGACGCGCTGTTCCTGCACTGGCAGGCAGGCGGGGGCTACGGCGATCCGCTGCTGCGTCCCGCGGAGAGCGTGCGCGACGACGTGCTGCAGGTGCGGGTCTCGGCCGCCGCCGCGCGCGACGTCTACGGCGTCGTCCTCCTGGAGAACGGCGAGGTGGACGAGACCGCGACCGACCAGACTCGCGAGAAGATCCGGCGCCGACGCGCGGTGGAGTCGGGTCTGCCCGACGCGTGGCTCGCGCCGATCGTCGAGCCGGACCTCGTCGGTTCGCGACGCCTCGACGACAACCTCGCCGTCCTGGACACGCCGGCGGGGCGGACCGTCACTTGCACCCACTGCGGCACGGAGATCGGGCGCCTGGACGGCGGAGACTTGGTGGCGGCGCTCGCCCGCCGCGACGCCCCGCCCACCGATGCCGGACCCCACATCTGGCGTGACCCGTCGGTCTACGTCGATGCCGAGGTGGTGTTCCGGCAGCTCTTCTGCCCGGGCTGCCTGACGGCCGTCTACTCCCGGGTCACCCCGGTCGACCATCCGCTGCCCGATGACGACTACCGGAGCTGGGCGTGA
- a CDS encoding TetR/AcrR family transcriptional regulator — MVREPGSTSSTVGASSRDLILDAARDLITKNGYDGMAVSDLCAQSGLPASSVYYHFGNKLGVLAALLERTFDELHALFPNPSSFDGLEPIDRLEAWFTAACDSLDRRPDYLRLLLAVSVGPHKDSETVGATVRRIRDSAHASWVDALTPVLAPHGDEDGKAMVEQLAVLGRAMTDGLSVANSLDGATYSSNVAPFVALIRGLVRQ, encoded by the coding sequence GTGGTGAGGGAACCGGGCTCGACATCGTCCACTGTCGGCGCGAGCAGCCGCGACCTCATCCTGGACGCGGCTCGAGACCTCATCACGAAGAACGGCTACGACGGCATGGCCGTCTCGGACCTGTGCGCGCAGTCCGGGCTGCCGGCCAGTTCGGTCTACTACCACTTCGGCAACAAGCTCGGTGTCCTGGCCGCGCTGTTGGAGCGCACCTTCGACGAGTTGCACGCGTTGTTCCCGAACCCGTCCTCGTTCGACGGTCTCGAGCCGATCGATCGCCTCGAGGCGTGGTTCACGGCGGCGTGCGACTCCCTCGATCGGCGCCCGGACTACCTTCGTCTCCTGCTGGCCGTCAGCGTCGGCCCGCACAAGGACTCCGAGACGGTGGGCGCCACCGTCCGGCGCATCCGCGACTCTGCGCACGCGTCCTGGGTGGACGCCCTCACCCCCGTCCTCGCGCCGCACGGAGACGAGGACGGCAAGGCCATGGTCGAGCAGCTGGCCGTCCTCGGGCGGGCCATGACCGACGGGCTGTCGGTGGCCAACAGCCTCGACGGGGCCACGTACAGCTCGAACGTTGCCCCGTTCGTCGCCCTGATCCGCGGATTGGTGCGACAGTGA
- a CDS encoding aldo/keto reductase encodes MQYRTLGRTGIKVSPYALGALMFATSMGNDPGDSARIIHKAIDAGINVIDTADAYGDSEEVVGEALKGRRDDVVLATKFSRPTGQDPNHQGASRRWIVTAVENSLRRLQTDHIDLYQLHRPDPDTDIEETLAALTDLIRSGKVRAIGASHSSAADIIEARWVAERRGLARFHTEQPAYSILNRGVEREVLPTAQRFGMGTLVWGPLGQGLLTGRARRDQNDLRRAGLVRHLTDEHRLDVVEQLVPLAAEAGLPMTHLAMAFTISHPGVTCALLGARTEAHLDDLLAGLDVTLSDDVLDRIDEIVPPGSDIGALDQAYQPPAIQDPSLRRRPLAARAAA; translated from the coding sequence GTGCAGTACCGCACCCTCGGCCGGACCGGCATCAAGGTCAGCCCCTACGCCCTCGGCGCGCTGATGTTCGCGACGTCCATGGGCAACGACCCCGGGGACTCCGCCCGGATCATCCACAAGGCCATCGACGCCGGCATCAACGTCATCGACACCGCCGACGCCTACGGCGACTCCGAGGAGGTGGTCGGCGAGGCGCTGAAGGGCCGCCGCGACGACGTCGTGCTCGCCACCAAGTTCAGCCGTCCCACCGGGCAGGACCCGAACCACCAGGGTGCCTCGCGACGCTGGATCGTCACCGCCGTCGAGAACTCGCTGCGACGGCTGCAGACCGACCACATCGACCTCTACCAGCTGCACCGCCCCGACCCCGACACCGACATCGAGGAGACCCTCGCCGCGCTGACCGACCTGATCCGCAGCGGCAAGGTCCGCGCGATCGGCGCCTCCCACTCCTCGGCCGCCGACATCATCGAGGCCCGGTGGGTGGCCGAGCGGCGCGGCCTCGCGCGGTTCCACACCGAGCAGCCCGCCTACTCCATCCTCAACCGCGGCGTCGAACGCGAGGTCCTGCCCACCGCCCAGCGATTCGGTATGGGCACCCTGGTCTGGGGCCCGCTCGGGCAAGGGCTGCTCACCGGACGCGCCCGCCGCGACCAGAACGACCTGCGCCGCGCCGGCCTGGTCCGGCACCTCACCGACGAGCACCGGCTCGACGTGGTCGAGCAGCTCGTCCCGCTCGCCGCGGAGGCGGGCCTGCCCATGACCCACCTCGCGATGGCGTTCACCATCAGCCACCCCGGCGTCACCTGCGCGCTCCTCGGCGCGCGGACCGAAGCGCACCTCGACGACCTGCTCGCCGGCCTCGACGTCACCCTCTCCGACGACGTGCTCGACCGCATCGACGAGATCGTCCCGCCCGGCAGCGACATCGGTGCGCTCGACCAGGCCTACCAGCCGCCGGCCATCCAGGACCCGAGCCTGCGTCGCCGGCCTCTCGCCGCACGCGCCGCGGCCTGA
- a CDS encoding TetR/AcrR family transcriptional regulator: MTQDTTPAPRRRRADARRNVDALLEAARTVFDASGVDAPAKEITDLAGVGVGTLYRHFPQRSDLVKAVVESGIDAVAEAGPALAAAFEPAEALERWIDRYVELLGTKRGLASALHAGDPAFAGLPDYFMQRLGPTLSALLDAGVAAGAIRGDIGAEDLLYAVAQLCRPVPGRGPEHGRRMVGVLVDGLRCGGGQQRP, encoded by the coding sequence GTGACGCAGGACACGACGCCGGCGCCGCGCCGGCGGCGCGCCGACGCGCGGCGCAACGTCGACGCGCTGCTCGAGGCCGCGCGGACCGTCTTCGACGCCTCCGGGGTGGACGCGCCGGCGAAGGAGATCACCGACCTGGCCGGTGTCGGGGTCGGCACGCTGTACCGGCACTTCCCGCAGCGCTCGGACCTGGTGAAGGCCGTGGTGGAGAGCGGGATCGACGCCGTCGCCGAGGCCGGCCCGGCACTGGCTGCCGCGTTCGAGCCGGCGGAGGCGCTCGAACGGTGGATCGACCGGTACGTCGAGCTGCTCGGCACCAAACGGGGGCTCGCCTCGGCGCTGCACGCGGGCGACCCGGCGTTCGCCGGGCTGCCCGACTACTTCATGCAACGGCTCGGACCCACCCTCTCGGCGCTGCTCGACGCCGGCGTGGCCGCGGGGGCGATCCGCGGCGACATCGGCGCCGAGGACCTCCTGTACGCCGTCGCCCAGCTGTGCCGGCCCGTGCCCGGACGCGGGCCCGAGCACGGGCGGCGGATGGTCGGAGTCCTGGTCGACGGCCTGCGCTGTGGAGGCGGGCAACAGCGGCCGTGA